A genome region from Hevea brasiliensis isolate MT/VB/25A 57/8 chromosome 9, ASM3005281v1, whole genome shotgun sequence includes the following:
- the LOC110658947 gene encoding nuclear poly(A) polymerase 1, with protein MGSPGISTRNNGGKQQRLGITEPISLGGPTEYDEIKTRELEKFLRDVGLHESQEEAVLREEVLGRLDQIVKNWVKAISRSKGLNEQLVQEANAKIFTFGSYRLGVHGPGADIDTLCVGPRYATREEDFFGELYRMLSEMPEVTELHPVPDAHVPVMKFKCKGVSIDLLYAKLSLWVIPEDLDISQDSILQNADEQTVRSLNGCRVTDQILRLVPNIRNFRTTLRCMRFWAKRRGVYSNVAGFLGGINWALLVARICQLYPNALPNMLVSRFFRVYTQWRWPNPVMLCAIEEGSLGLQVWDPRRNPKDRFHLMPIITPAYPCMNSSYNVSSSTLRIMTEEFQRGNEICEAMEANKADWDTLFEPFSFFEAYKNYLQIDINAENEDDLRNWKGWVESRLRQLTLKIERHTYNMLQCHPHPGEFTDKCRPLHCSYFMGLQRKQGVPVNDGEQFDIRLTVEEFKHSVNMYNLWKPGMEIHVTHVKRRNMPSFVFPSGIRPSRPSKATWDSRRSSAEKSSECKGVSDAFDDGRKRKRIDDNVANTMKVAKSFAGSSLNGEFNEGNPSAGVFVGGVFASANLIGEPKEEKEESNRTDGINNIKSLAGNLVQNGELNSQTKDLSATNDAPFSKEAEKLAIEKIMSGPYVTNQTLLQELDELEDDFEYRNQVKDSGVNAKVSSVESTSANTTATSLANVPVSPPVTSSYGAGPSTSCPSGDLEELEPAELVAPLSNGFSSTAPVVQQKPLIRLSFTSLGKASGKST; from the exons ATGGGGAGCCCAGGAATAAGCACCCGAAATAATGGGGGTAAGCAACAGCGGTTAGGCATTACAGAGCCCATTTCCTTGGGTGGACCAACAGAGTACGACGAGATAAAGACCCGAGAACTTGAAAAG TTTTTGCGAGATGTGGGACTGCATGAGAGTCAGGAGGAAGCTGTGCTTAGAGAGGAAGTGCTTGGGAGGCTAGACCAG ATTGTGAAGAATTGGGTCAAAGCTATTAGCCGCTCAAAAGGGTTGAATGAGCAACTTGTACAAGAAGCAAATGCTAAGATTTTCACCTTTGGTTCTTATCGGCTGGGA GTGCATGGCCCTGGTGCAGATATAGACACGCTTTGTGTGGGGCCTAGATATGCAACACGAGAA GAAGATTTTTTTGGCGAGCTATATAGAATGCTTTCGGAGATGCCTGAAGTGACAGAGTTGCATCCTGTTCCTGATGCGCATGTTCCAGTAATGAAATTCAAGTGTAAAGGTGTTTCTATAGATCTTCTTTATGCAAAGTTGTCCCTTTGGGTGATTCCCGAA GATTTAGACATTTCACAGGACTCGATACTACAAAATGCTGACGAACAAACCGTCCGCAGTCTTAATGGTTGCAGAGTTACTGATCAGATTTTGCGTTTGGTGCCaaatattagg AATTTCCGAACAACATTGCGATGCATGCGGTTTTGGGCAAAACGTCGTGGTGTTTATTCAAAT GTTGCAGGTTTTCTTGGTGGTATAAATTGGGCATTACTTGTTGCTCGTATATGCCAGCTATATCCCAATGCATTGCCCAATATGCTAGTATCTCGGTTCTTTAGGGTATATACTCAATGGCGTTGGCCAAATCCAGTCATGCTCTGTGCCATTGAAGAAGGATCTCTTGGTCTTCAGGTTTGGGATCCTAGAAGAAATCCAAAAGACAGGTTCCATTTGATGCCTATTATTACACCTGCGTATCCTTGTATGAATTCTAGCTACAATGTGTCATCCAGCACTTTGCGCATAATGACAGAAGAGTTTCAGAGGGGCAATGAGATTTGTGAG GCTATGGAGGCAAACAAGGCTGATTGGGATACCCTTTTTGAGCCTTTTTCGTTCTTTGAAGCATACAAGAATTATCTACAAATAGACATTAATGCAGAAAATGAAGATGATTTGAGAAATTGGAAAGGGTGGGTTGAATCTCGTCTCCGTCAGCTTACATTGAAG ATTGAGAGGCACACTTACAATATGCTTCAGTGCCATCCACATCCAGGCGAATTTACAGACAAATGTAGACCTCTACACTGTTCGTACTTTATGGGTTTGCAACGTAAACAAGGGGTTCCTGTAAATGATGGTGAACAGTTCGATATAAGGTTAACTGTTGAGGAATTTAAACACTCTGTCAACATGTATAACTTATGGAAGCCTGGAATGGAGATCCATGTAACCCATGTAAAACGGAGGAATATGCCTAGCTTTGTTTTCCCTAGTGGTATTCGTCCTTCTCGTCCATCAAAAGCAACTTGGGATAGCAGGCGAAGTTCAGCTGAAAAGTCATCTGAATGTAAAGGAGTTTCTGATGCGTTTGATGATGGAAGGAAGAGAAAGCGAATTGATGATAATGTAGCAAATACCATGAAAGTTGCCAAGTCCTTTGCTGGTTCTTCTTTGAATGGGGAATTTAACGAGGGAAACCCTTCTGCTGGTGTTTTTGTGGGAGGTGTCTTTGCTAGTGCAAATTTGATAGGGGAGccaaaggaagaaaaagaagagagtaATAGAACAGACGGCATTAACAATATAAAAAGCTTAGCAGGGAATCTTGTTCAAAATGGGGAGCTTAATTCTCAAACTAAAGATTTGTCTGCCACCAATGATGCCCCTTTCTCTAAGGAGGCTGAGAAGCTGGCAATTGAGAAAATAATGTCTGGTCCTTACGTTACTAACCAAACTTTACTGCAAGAGCTTGATGAGCTTGAAGATGATTTTGAATATAGAAATCAGGTCAAAGATTCAGGAGTAAATGCAAAAGTCAGTTCAGTGGAATCTACATCAGCAAATACAACAGCAACATCGTTGGCTAATGTACCTGTATCTCCACCAGTAACATCCAGCTATGGAGCTGGTCCATCTACTTCATGTCCTAGTGGCGACTTGGAGGAACTTGAG CCTGCTGAACTTGTGGCACCATTGTCTAATGGGTTCTCTTCTACGGCACCTGTGGTACAGCAGAAGCCACTTATCAG GTTGAGCTTCACTTCTTTAGGTAAAGCCAGTGGCAAAAGCACATAA